A genomic segment from Brevundimonas sp. SORGH_AS_0993 encodes:
- the gloB gene encoding hydroxyacylglutathione hydrolase gives MTLDVHLFPCRSDNYGFLIRDRATGVVATVDTPDAERILQELDGLGWGRLDLILNTHWHPDHTEGNARLKAETGCEIVGPEEVRRVAPLDRVAADGEVVQVGETRFEVTGTPGHTLGHVVYRAAADDLAFVGDTLFALGCGRLFEGTAQQMFDSLQRLKAWPAQTVLWCAHEYTASNARFTLSLDDRPETRAHAQAVFAVRERGEPTVPTRLDVELRFNPFLTATDADQFAARRAAKDGFSG, from the coding sequence ATGACCCTGGATGTCCATCTGTTCCCGTGCCGCAGCGACAACTACGGCTTCCTGATCCGCGACAGGGCGACCGGCGTGGTCGCCACGGTCGACACTCCCGACGCCGAGCGCATCTTGCAAGAACTGGACGGCCTGGGCTGGGGCCGGCTGGACCTGATTCTGAACACCCACTGGCATCCCGACCACACCGAGGGCAATGCGCGTCTCAAGGCCGAGACGGGCTGCGAAATCGTGGGGCCGGAAGAGGTTCGCCGCGTCGCCCCTCTCGACCGTGTCGCGGCGGACGGCGAGGTGGTCCAGGTGGGCGAAACCCGCTTTGAGGTTACGGGGACGCCGGGCCACACCCTGGGCCATGTCGTCTATCGCGCGGCGGCCGACGACCTGGCCTTCGTCGGCGACACCCTGTTCGCCCTGGGCTGCGGCCGGCTGTTCGAGGGCACGGCCCAGCAGATGTTCGACAGCCTGCAACGCCTGAAGGCATGGCCGGCGCAGACCGTCCTGTGGTGCGCCCATGAATATACGGCCTCGAACGCCCGTTTCACCCTGAGCCTGGACGACCGGCCAGAGACCCGCGCCCATGCCCAGGCCGTTTTCGCGGTGCGCGAACGCGGCGAACCCACCGTGCCGACGCGGCTGGACGTGGAGTTGCGGTTCAACCCCTTCCTGACGGCGACGGACGCCGATCAGTTCGCCGCGCGCCGGGCGGCCAAGGACGGCTTCAGCGGCTGA
- a CDS encoding methyltransferase domain-containing protein — MRRSIDELRTFYGEPTGALARRLLARRLEDAWGEAANCDVLGLGYATPWLDAFVSARRVVAAMPGGQGVEQWPGVGRNRTLLVDDRRLPFAAGAFDRILLVHALEEADDPAALLLEAVRALAPTGRIILAAAARGGLWARAENTPFGHGRPFTRRQLERLVRETGLEPLAWSQTLYAPPWGPLLPLADGFEQIGRHVAPGAAGLILLEATRQAYARIRPSGQAQRVAKPALTPQPVASTAAPTDRRGAALD; from the coding sequence ATGCGGCGCAGCATCGACGAGCTTCGGACCTTCTACGGCGAGCCGACCGGCGCCCTGGCGCGTCGGCTGCTGGCACGGCGACTGGAGGACGCCTGGGGCGAAGCGGCGAACTGCGACGTGCTGGGCCTGGGTTACGCCACCCCATGGCTGGACGCCTTCGTCAGCGCCCGGCGCGTGGTCGCGGCCATGCCGGGCGGGCAGGGCGTCGAGCAGTGGCCCGGCGTGGGTCGTAACCGCACCCTGCTGGTGGACGACCGGCGCCTGCCCTTCGCCGCCGGCGCCTTCGACCGCATCCTTCTCGTCCATGCGCTGGAGGAGGCGGACGATCCGGCGGCCCTTCTGCTGGAGGCGGTGCGGGCCCTGGCGCCGACGGGGCGGATCATCCTGGCCGCGGCGGCGCGGGGCGGCCTGTGGGCGCGGGCCGAGAACACCCCCTTCGGCCACGGCCGGCCCTTCACCCGTCGTCAGCTAGAGCGGCTGGTGCGCGAGACGGGGCTGGAGCCCTTGGCCTGGTCCCAGACCCTGTATGCGCCGCCCTGGGGGCCGCTGCTGCCCCTGGCCGACGGGTTCGAACAGATCGGCCGTCATGTGGCGCCGGGCGCGGCGGGGCTGATCCTGCTGGAGGCCACGCGCCAGGCCTATGCCCGCATCCGGCCCAGCGGCCAGGCGCAGCGGGTCGCCAAGCCCGCCCTGACGCCCCAGCCCGTCGCCTCGACCGCCGCCCCGACGGATCGGCGCGGCGCGGCCCTGGATTGA
- a CDS encoding histidine phosphatase family protein — translation MHRLILMRHAQARPSAPAGGDEARPLSETGLHEAALMGRALAERGLRPDLALVSTATRTRQTWAQMHDLLGDVEVRDEAALYNASADTLRRFVENSEEEAGCLLVLAHNPGVHVLAVEYLTESAASPAVTDRLAGGFPTGAAAVFTVDVAGRCTYEGFLTPQSAAPPSIGPQSLDSGSPGAAG, via the coding sequence ATGCACCGACTGATCCTGATGCGCCACGCCCAGGCCCGACCCTCGGCCCCCGCCGGCGGGGACGAGGCGCGCCCCCTGTCCGAAACGGGCCTGCACGAGGCCGCCCTGATGGGGCGCGCCCTGGCCGAACGCGGCCTGCGTCCGGACCTGGCCCTGGTCTCGACCGCGACGCGGACGCGCCAGACCTGGGCCCAGATGCACGACCTGCTGGGCGATGTGGAGGTGCGCGACGAGGCCGCCCTTTATAACGCCTCGGCCGACACCCTGCGCCGGTTCGTGGAGAACAGCGAAGAGGAGGCGGGCTGCCTGCTGGTCCTGGCCCACAATCCGGGGGTCCATGTGCTGGCGGTCGAATATCTGACGGAAAGCGCCGCATCGCCCGCCGTGACGGACCGGCTGGCGGGCGGGTTTCCAACCGGGGCGGCGGCCGTCTTCACCGTCGATGTGGCGGGACGCTGCACCTATGAAGGCTTCCTGACGCCCCAATCCGCCGCCCCCCCATCCATCGGCCCCCAGTCTCTGGACTCTGGGTCTCCGGGCGCCGCCGGATGA
- a CDS encoding DUF952 domain-containing protein: protein MTEIAYKIVDAADWRAAVAEGRYEGAPVDLADGYIHMSTQDQLAETARKHFAGQSDLLLLSVDLGRFDGELVWEPSRGGALFPHLYAPLPVAAVTALRPFAVTDAGEMRFEDGR, encoded by the coding sequence ATGACCGAGATCGCCTACAAGATCGTGGACGCGGCGGATTGGCGGGCCGCCGTGGCCGAGGGGCGCTACGAGGGCGCGCCCGTCGATCTGGCCGACGGCTACATCCACATGTCGACGCAGGATCAGTTGGCCGAAACGGCGCGCAAACATTTCGCAGGCCAGTCCGACCTGCTGCTGCTGAGCGTGGACCTGGGCCGGTTCGACGGAGAGCTGGTGTGGGAGCCGTCGCGCGGCGGCGCCCTGTTTCCACATCTTTACGCGCCCCTGCCCGTCGCCGCTGTCACGGCCCTGCGCCCCTTCGCCGTGACCGACGCGGGCGAGATGCGATTCGAGGACGGGCGATGA
- a CDS encoding quinone-dependent dihydroorotate dehydrogenase: MSVIDLGGALLRRMDPEQAHRLAIKGLSALPFPAPAADDPILRIRLAGLDLPNPVGLAAGLDKNGEALRGLSRLGFGFVECGSVTPRPQDGNPLPRLFRLSEDRAIINRMGFNNAGLDAFADRLERRPAGVVVGANLGANKDTEDKAADYVAGLKRLAGRAGYFTVNISSPNTPGLRALQGRDQLDDLLGRIAAARPDETALRVPVFLKIAPDLVADEIGLIVEASLAHGVDGLIVSNTTLERPQTLRSPQAHEAGGLSGAPIRPFAEKALRAAAEAAEGRLPLIAVGGVDSGAEAYARIRLGATAVQIYSALIYEGPGLVGRIKRDLANRLRADGFSALSDAVGAAR; this comes from the coding sequence ATGAGCGTGATCGATCTGGGCGGCGCCCTGCTGCGCCGCATGGACCCGGAACAGGCGCACCGGCTGGCCATCAAGGGGCTGTCGGCCCTGCCGTTTCCGGCGCCGGCGGCCGACGATCCGATCCTTCGCATCCGGCTGGCGGGCCTGGACCTGCCCAATCCGGTGGGCCTGGCCGCAGGGCTGGACAAGAACGGCGAGGCACTGCGCGGTCTGTCGCGGCTGGGGTTCGGGTTCGTGGAATGCGGCTCGGTCACGCCCCGCCCGCAGGACGGCAATCCCCTGCCCCGCCTGTTCCGCCTGAGCGAGGACCGGGCCATCATCAACCGGATGGGGTTCAACAACGCCGGCCTGGACGCCTTCGCCGACCGGCTGGAGCGTCGTCCCGCCGGGGTCGTGGTCGGGGCCAATCTGGGGGCCAACAAGGATACGGAGGACAAGGCCGCCGACTATGTCGCGGGCCTGAAGCGGCTGGCGGGCCGGGCCGGCTATTTCACCGTCAACATCTCCTCGCCCAATACGCCGGGCCTGCGGGCGCTGCAGGGCCGGGACCAGCTGGACGACCTCCTGGGCCGGATCGCGGCGGCGCGGCCCGACGAGACGGCCCTGCGCGTGCCTGTCTTCCTGAAAATCGCGCCGGACCTGGTCGCCGACGAGATCGGCCTGATCGTGGAGGCGTCCCTGGCCCATGGCGTCGACGGTCTGATCGTGTCCAACACCACGCTGGAGCGGCCCCAGACCCTGCGATCCCCTCAGGCGCACGAGGCCGGCGGCCTGTCGGGCGCGCCGATTCGCCCCTTCGCCGAAAAGGCCCTGCGCGCCGCCGCCGAGGCCGCAGAGGGACGTCTGCCGTTGATCGCGGTCGGCGGGGTCGACAGCGGGGCCGAAGCCTATGCCCGCATCCGGCTGGGCGCGACGGCGGTGCAGATCTATTCCGCCCTGATTTACGAAGGGCCGGGCCTGGTCGGCCGCATCAAGCGCGATCTGGCGAATCGTCTGCGTGCGGACGGCTTCAGCGCCTTGTCCGACGCGGTCGGCGCGGCGCGTTGA